A single window of Sphaerodactylus townsendi isolate TG3544 linkage group LG03, MPM_Stown_v2.3, whole genome shotgun sequence DNA harbors:
- the PCBP2 gene encoding poly(rC)-binding protein 2 isoform X12, with product MDTGVIEGGLNVTLTIRLLMHGKEVGSIIGKKGESVKKMREESGARINISEGNCPERIITLAGPTNAIFKAFAMIIDKLEEDISSSMTNSTASSRPPVTLRLVVPASQCGSLIGKGGCKIKEIRESTGAQVQVAGDMLPNSTERAITIAGIPQSIIECVKQICVVMLESPPKGVTIPYRPKPSSSPVIFAGGQLTKLHQLAMQQSHFPMSHGNTGFSGVESSSPDEKSYWAGLDASAQTTSHELTIPNDLIGCIIGRQGAKINEIRQMSGAQIKIANPVEGSTDRQVTITGSAASISLAQYLINVSLESAKPSSQAASVTIPDHLSINLSQPSTPSSSSSSTTTPSLATAGVSDAPSSLPNPLPTAPCVSSLLGMKPVPLLALNVVSAAKGASTTSAVPCVTNKLKTEKQRFSPY from the exons ATGGACACCGGTGTTATCGAAGGAGGTTTAAATGTCACACTCACCATTCGCCTACTTATGCATGGAAAG GAGGTTGGAAGCATTATCGGGAAG AAAGGAGAATCCGTGAAGAAGATGCGTGAAGAG AGTGGTGCTCGCATTAACATCTCAGAAGGGAACTGCCCAGAACGGATTATCACTCTTGCTGGACCCACCAATGCCATCTTCAAAGCATTTGCTATGATCATTGACAAACTGGAAGAG GATATCAGCAGCTCAATGACCAACAGCACGGCCTCTAGCAGGCCACCCGTTACCCTGAGACTTGTGGTCCCTGCCAGTCAGTGTGGTTCTCTCATTGGGAAAGGAGGATGCAAGATCAAGGAGATCAGAGAG AGCACAGGGGCACAGGTCCAGGTGGCAGGAGACATGCTGCCCAACTCTACCGAGAGAGCAATTACCATTGCTGGGATCCCACAGTCCATCATTGAATGCGTCAAACAGATCTGTGTGGTCATGCTGGAG tCTCCCCCAAAAGGTGTTACCATCCCCTACCGGCCTAAGCCATCCAGTTCTCCTGTCATCTTTGCAGGCGGTCAG CTGACCAAGCTGCACCAGTTGGCAATGCAACAGTCACACTTTCCCATGTCTCATGGCAACACTGGATTCAGTG GCGTTgaatccagctctccagatgaGAAAAGCTATTGGG CAGGTTTGGATGCGTCAGCTCAGACTACTTCTCACGAACTCACCATTCCAAATGAT CTGATTGGCTGTATCATTGGGCGTCAGGGCGCCAAGATCAATGAGATCCGCCAGATGTCTGGGGCGCAGATCAAAATTGCCAATCCAGTGGAAGGCTCGACTGACAGGCAGGTCACCATAACTGGATCTGCAGCCAGCATTAGCCTGGCTCAATATCTAATTAATGTCAG TTTAGAAAGCGCTAAACCCTCCTCCCAGGCAGCCTCCGTCACGATCCCCGACCACCTCAGCATCAACCTCTCTCAACCCTccaccccttcttcttcttcctcctccaccaccaccccctcgcTTGCGACAGCGGGGGTCTCCGACGCACCCTCCAGCCTCCCCAACCCTCTTCCGACCGCCCCCTGTGTCTCCAGTCTGCTTGGCATGAAACCCGTCCCTCTCCTGGCTCTAAATGTTGTGTCTGCTGCTAAGGGTGCCTCCACCACCTCAGCTGTGCCATGTGTTACTAACAAACTGAAAACGGAAAAACAGAGATTCTCTCCCTACTGA
- the PCBP2 gene encoding poly(rC)-binding protein 2 isoform X17 has product MDTGVIEGGLNVTLTIRLLMHGKEVGSIIGKKGESVKKMREESGARINISEGNCPERIITLAGPTNAIFKAFAMIIDKLEEDISSSMTNSTASSRPPVTLRLVVPASQCGSLIGKGGCKIKEIRESTGAQVQVAGDMLPNSTERAITIAGIPQSIIECVKQICVVMLESPPKGVTIPYRPKPSSSPVIFAGGQDRYSSGSASYPHTAPSMCLNSDLEGPPQEAYTIQGQYAIPQPDLTKLHQLAMQQSHFPMSHGNTGFSGVESSSPDEKSYWGLDASAQTTSHELTIPNDLIGCIIGRQGAKINEIRQMSGAQIKIANPVEGSTDRQVTITGSAASISLAQYLINVRLSSETGGMGSS; this is encoded by the exons ATGGACACCGGTGTTATCGAAGGAGGTTTAAATGTCACACTCACCATTCGCCTACTTATGCATGGAAAG GAGGTTGGAAGCATTATCGGGAAG AAAGGAGAATCCGTGAAGAAGATGCGTGAAGAG AGTGGTGCTCGCATTAACATCTCAGAAGGGAACTGCCCAGAACGGATTATCACTCTTGCTGGACCCACCAATGCCATCTTCAAAGCATTTGCTATGATCATTGACAAACTGGAAGAG GATATCAGCAGCTCAATGACCAACAGCACGGCCTCTAGCAGGCCACCCGTTACCCTGAGACTTGTGGTCCCTGCCAGTCAGTGTGGTTCTCTCATTGGGAAAGGAGGATGCAAGATCAAGGAGATCAGAGAG AGCACAGGGGCACAGGTCCAGGTGGCAGGAGACATGCTGCCCAACTCTACCGAGAGAGCAATTACCATTGCTGGGATCCCACAGTCCATCATTGAATGCGTCAAACAGATCTGTGTGGTCATGCTGGAG tCTCCCCCAAAAGGTGTTACCATCCCCTACCGGCCTAAGCCATCCAGTTCTCCTGTCATCTTTGCAGGCGGTCAG GACAGGTACAGCAGCGGCAGTGCAAGCTACCCCCACACCGCCCCATCAATGTGCCTCAACTCTGACCTGGAGGGACCACCTCAAGAG GCCTATACCATTCAAGGACAGTATGCCATTCCACAGCCAGAT CTGACCAAGCTGCACCAGTTGGCAATGCAACAGTCACACTTTCCCATGTCTCATGGCAACACTGGATTCAGTG GCGTTgaatccagctctccagatgaGAAAAGCTATTGGG GTTTGGATGCGTCAGCTCAGACTACTTCTCACGAACTCACCATTCCAAATGAT CTGATTGGCTGTATCATTGGGCGTCAGGGCGCCAAGATCAATGAGATCCGCCAGATGTCTGGGGCGCAGATCAAAATTGCCAATCCAGTGGAAGGCTCGACTGACAGGCAGGTCACCATAACTGGATCTGCAGCCAGCATTAGCCTGGCTCAATATCTAATTAATGTCAG
- the PCBP2 gene encoding poly(rC)-binding protein 2 isoform X18 — translation MDTGVIEGGLNVTLTIRLLMHGKEVGSIIGKKGESVKKMREESGARINISEGNCPERIITLAGPTNAIFKAFAMIIDKLEEDISSSMTNSTASSRPPVTLRLVVPASQCGSLIGKGGCKIKEIRESTGAQVQVAGDMLPNSTERAITIAGIPQSIIECVKQICVVMLESPPKGVTIPYRPKPSSSPVIFAGGQDRYSSGSASYPHTAPSMCLNSDLEGPPQEAYTIQGQYAIPQPDLTKLHQLAMQQSHFPMSHGNTGFSAGLDASAQTTSHELTIPNDLIGCIIGRQGAKINEIRQMSGAQIKIANPVEGSTDRQVTITGSAASISLAQYLINVRLSSETGGMGSS, via the exons ATGGACACCGGTGTTATCGAAGGAGGTTTAAATGTCACACTCACCATTCGCCTACTTATGCATGGAAAG GAGGTTGGAAGCATTATCGGGAAG AAAGGAGAATCCGTGAAGAAGATGCGTGAAGAG AGTGGTGCTCGCATTAACATCTCAGAAGGGAACTGCCCAGAACGGATTATCACTCTTGCTGGACCCACCAATGCCATCTTCAAAGCATTTGCTATGATCATTGACAAACTGGAAGAG GATATCAGCAGCTCAATGACCAACAGCACGGCCTCTAGCAGGCCACCCGTTACCCTGAGACTTGTGGTCCCTGCCAGTCAGTGTGGTTCTCTCATTGGGAAAGGAGGATGCAAGATCAAGGAGATCAGAGAG AGCACAGGGGCACAGGTCCAGGTGGCAGGAGACATGCTGCCCAACTCTACCGAGAGAGCAATTACCATTGCTGGGATCCCACAGTCCATCATTGAATGCGTCAAACAGATCTGTGTGGTCATGCTGGAG tCTCCCCCAAAAGGTGTTACCATCCCCTACCGGCCTAAGCCATCCAGTTCTCCTGTCATCTTTGCAGGCGGTCAG GACAGGTACAGCAGCGGCAGTGCAAGCTACCCCCACACCGCCCCATCAATGTGCCTCAACTCTGACCTGGAGGGACCACCTCAAGAG GCCTATACCATTCAAGGACAGTATGCCATTCCACAGCCAGAT CTGACCAAGCTGCACCAGTTGGCAATGCAACAGTCACACTTTCCCATGTCTCATGGCAACACTGGATTCAGTG CAGGTTTGGATGCGTCAGCTCAGACTACTTCTCACGAACTCACCATTCCAAATGAT CTGATTGGCTGTATCATTGGGCGTCAGGGCGCCAAGATCAATGAGATCCGCCAGATGTCTGGGGCGCAGATCAAAATTGCCAATCCAGTGGAAGGCTCGACTGACAGGCAGGTCACCATAACTGGATCTGCAGCCAGCATTAGCCTGGCTCAATATCTAATTAATGTCAG
- the PCBP2 gene encoding poly(rC)-binding protein 2 isoform X19 has translation MDTGVIEGGLNVTLTIRLLMHGKEVGSIIGKKGESVKKMREESGARINISEGNCPERIITLAGPTNAIFKAFAMIIDKLEEDISSSMTNSTASSRPPVTLRLVVPASQCGSLIGKGGCKIKEIRESTGAQVQVAGDMLPNSTERAITIAGIPQSIIECVKQICVVMLESPPKGVTIPYRPKPSSSPVIFAGGQAYTIQGQYAIPQPDLTKLHQLAMQQSHFPMSHGNTGFSGVESSSPDEKSYWAGLDASAQTTSHELTIPNDLIGCIIGRQGAKINEIRQMSGAQIKIANPVEGSTDRQVTITGSAASISLAQYLINVRLSSETGGMGSS, from the exons ATGGACACCGGTGTTATCGAAGGAGGTTTAAATGTCACACTCACCATTCGCCTACTTATGCATGGAAAG GAGGTTGGAAGCATTATCGGGAAG AAAGGAGAATCCGTGAAGAAGATGCGTGAAGAG AGTGGTGCTCGCATTAACATCTCAGAAGGGAACTGCCCAGAACGGATTATCACTCTTGCTGGACCCACCAATGCCATCTTCAAAGCATTTGCTATGATCATTGACAAACTGGAAGAG GATATCAGCAGCTCAATGACCAACAGCACGGCCTCTAGCAGGCCACCCGTTACCCTGAGACTTGTGGTCCCTGCCAGTCAGTGTGGTTCTCTCATTGGGAAAGGAGGATGCAAGATCAAGGAGATCAGAGAG AGCACAGGGGCACAGGTCCAGGTGGCAGGAGACATGCTGCCCAACTCTACCGAGAGAGCAATTACCATTGCTGGGATCCCACAGTCCATCATTGAATGCGTCAAACAGATCTGTGTGGTCATGCTGGAG tCTCCCCCAAAAGGTGTTACCATCCCCTACCGGCCTAAGCCATCCAGTTCTCCTGTCATCTTTGCAGGCGGTCAG GCCTATACCATTCAAGGACAGTATGCCATTCCACAGCCAGAT CTGACCAAGCTGCACCAGTTGGCAATGCAACAGTCACACTTTCCCATGTCTCATGGCAACACTGGATTCAGTG GCGTTgaatccagctctccagatgaGAAAAGCTATTGGG CAGGTTTGGATGCGTCAGCTCAGACTACTTCTCACGAACTCACCATTCCAAATGAT CTGATTGGCTGTATCATTGGGCGTCAGGGCGCCAAGATCAATGAGATCCGCCAGATGTCTGGGGCGCAGATCAAAATTGCCAATCCAGTGGAAGGCTCGACTGACAGGCAGGTCACCATAACTGGATCTGCAGCCAGCATTAGCCTGGCTCAATATCTAATTAATGTCAG
- the PCBP2 gene encoding poly(rC)-binding protein 2 isoform X20, whose protein sequence is MDTGVIEGGLNVTLTIRLLMHGKEVGSIIGKKGESVKKMREESGARINISEGNCPERIITLAGPTNAIFKAFAMIIDKLEEDISSSMTNSTASSRPPVTLRLVVPASQCGSLIGKGGCKIKEIRESTGAQVQVAGDMLPNSTERAITIAGIPQSIIECVKQICVVMLESPPKGVTIPYRPKPSSSPVIFAGGQAYTIQGQYAIPQPDLTKLHQLAMQQSHFPMSHGNTGFSAGLDASAQTTSHELTIPNDLIGCIIGRQGAKINEIRQMSGAQIKIANPVEGSTDRQVTITGSAASISLAQYLINVRLSSETGGMGSS, encoded by the exons ATGGACACCGGTGTTATCGAAGGAGGTTTAAATGTCACACTCACCATTCGCCTACTTATGCATGGAAAG GAGGTTGGAAGCATTATCGGGAAG AAAGGAGAATCCGTGAAGAAGATGCGTGAAGAG AGTGGTGCTCGCATTAACATCTCAGAAGGGAACTGCCCAGAACGGATTATCACTCTTGCTGGACCCACCAATGCCATCTTCAAAGCATTTGCTATGATCATTGACAAACTGGAAGAG GATATCAGCAGCTCAATGACCAACAGCACGGCCTCTAGCAGGCCACCCGTTACCCTGAGACTTGTGGTCCCTGCCAGTCAGTGTGGTTCTCTCATTGGGAAAGGAGGATGCAAGATCAAGGAGATCAGAGAG AGCACAGGGGCACAGGTCCAGGTGGCAGGAGACATGCTGCCCAACTCTACCGAGAGAGCAATTACCATTGCTGGGATCCCACAGTCCATCATTGAATGCGTCAAACAGATCTGTGTGGTCATGCTGGAG tCTCCCCCAAAAGGTGTTACCATCCCCTACCGGCCTAAGCCATCCAGTTCTCCTGTCATCTTTGCAGGCGGTCAG GCCTATACCATTCAAGGACAGTATGCCATTCCACAGCCAGAT CTGACCAAGCTGCACCAGTTGGCAATGCAACAGTCACACTTTCCCATGTCTCATGGCAACACTGGATTCAGTG CAGGTTTGGATGCGTCAGCTCAGACTACTTCTCACGAACTCACCATTCCAAATGAT CTGATTGGCTGTATCATTGGGCGTCAGGGCGCCAAGATCAATGAGATCCGCCAGATGTCTGGGGCGCAGATCAAAATTGCCAATCCAGTGGAAGGCTCGACTGACAGGCAGGTCACCATAACTGGATCTGCAGCCAGCATTAGCCTGGCTCAATATCTAATTAATGTCAG